ATCCCAAAAATGATTGTACGAGAAAGTTACATACGTTGATTTTTTACAGTCCAAAGCGCCGTCTCCTTTAATTTGGTCGGCGTCGCTTCCCGAGTTTCCATAAAACATATCGCAATTATGAACCCAAATATAATCATTGTCTTGCTGTAATCCCACATTGTCTCCTTCATCACTGTTACAATTCATAAATCCGATATTTCTTACCTCAATATTGGAAGCATTTTTAATACGAAGTCCCCATCCATCAGCAACGGCATCCTCTCCAACGCCTTCCATTGTTATATGGCCTAGAATATTATTTTTATTTTCAATAACAATATCACCGTTAAGCATATAATCCAGGTCAGTAATTTGTCCAACTAAACGTACAATTAAAGGGCGCGTGTCGTTTCCTTTTTTAAATCCATCTAAAATATTTTGTAAACCCACACAAGGATTTGTATTCGCTCCCGTTACATCCATCGAAATGGTGTTTTTGCTGTTCTCCGTAATGTATAGAATAACCGCGCCATCTTTTGGAGTTCCATCTACTTTATAAGCTCCGGGAATGCGTCCGTTCCAAAACCCGAATCCGCTGCGATCATGTGAAACAACGATAAGTTCCGGAGTAATTGTACCAACGCTTTCAACATCTGAAATAACGGGAACTACTTTAATTGTATAAATACCGGCTTTAAGTCCCAAGATATCAGCTCGAAAATATGTTCCATAATTACGGATGAGTTGAGTGTCAATTTTTTTATCGGAAATTCCAGCGCCGGAATAATAAACATTATAGCTTTGCGCTTCAGTCACTGGTGCCCATTCCACATAAGCGCTTTCGAGCCAACCGGCTGATTTTATAATTGAAACAGATTGTGCCTGAATTGGTGATATGAATATCAAACCAATAAAAATTACTATGATTTTTTTCATGTTTTATGGTATGTGTGAACAGAAAATTACTTTACAAAAATAGGTTTATTTGAATAGGGGCGTGTATATATTTTGTTTGATTAGGTAGATTTTTTGATTTTTTACTTCATTAATTAGGATGTCATAGAAAGGGAATTCATTATTTTTACTTACTTTTGTTAAATTCTGAATGG
The genomic region above belongs to uncultured Paludibacter sp. and contains:
- a CDS encoding hypothetical protein (Evidence 5 : Unknown function); its protein translation is MNCLKPILSSIQNLTKVSKNNEFPFYDILINEVKNQKIYLIKQNIYTPLFK